The following are encoded in a window of bacterium genomic DNA:
- a CDS encoding ABC transporter permease produces the protein MRTVLAITKKELESYFASPIAYVVGTLFLVLSGVFFYIYLIFYLQNAQMSGAYGGGEGMDVTQTIMRPLFSNVGFFGLIIFPLITMKLLAEEKKLGTYELLMTSPVSILQLVLGKFLGAASLVLLILLLTGIYPLVLSIYGNPDLGPILTGYLGLFLLACSFLAVGLLCSSLTENQIVAAVLGFVFLVIFWILNFVTRSEAWYGKLAQYASIYQRFDDFTQGVINANDVFYYVSFAFFALFVTGVILQSQRWK, from the coding sequence ATGCGCACAGTACTGGCAATTACAAAGAAAGAACTGGAATCTTATTTCGCTTCACCCATTGCTTATGTGGTGGGCACTCTCTTCCTTGTCCTTTCCGGTGTTTTCTTTTACATTTATTTGATTTTTTATTTACAAAACGCGCAGATGTCGGGGGCATACGGCGGGGGAGAAGGAATGGACGTCACGCAAACAATCATGCGTCCGCTCTTTTCGAACGTAGGTTTTTTTGGATTGATTATCTTTCCGCTGATCACAATGAAGCTACTCGCTGAAGAAAAGAAGCTGGGAACGTATGAACTGTTGATGACAAGTCCTGTAAGCATTCTACAGCTGGTGCTTGGAAAATTTCTGGGCGCTGCCTCTCTCGTGCTGTTGATTCTGTTGCTGACCGGAATCTACCCGCTTGTCCTTTCGATTTACGGCAATCCGGATCTGGGACCGATTTTGACCGGGTACCTCGGCTTATTTTTACTCGCCTGTTCTTTTCTGGCAGTGGGACTTCTTTGTTCGTCATTGACTGAGAATCAGATTGTCGCGGCAGTGCTCGGGTTTGTGTTTCTTGTAATTTTCTGGATCTTAAATTTTGTGACACGCAGCGAAGCATGGTATGGCAAGCTTGCTCAATATGCGTCGATTTATCAGCGATTCGATGATTTCACTCAGGGCGTGATTAATGCAAACGATGTCTTCTATTACGTTAGCTTTGCTTTTTTCGCGCTTTTCGTTACGGGAGTCATCCTTCAATCTCAGCGGTGGAAGTAG
- a CDS encoding TonB-dependent receptor has protein sequence MLRIKGSNGGTSFIWMFCMIFFAAAILCLPLSFAAAQSGDTQSGETEQEEEQAEGQEEAQEEAEEEEEEAIGLTEEQEITVTGTRVQGRTVTDTPAPVDFINNEMLKSTGATETGKILQMLAPSFNFSTTYISDGTDIIRPATLRSLGADQVLVLVNGKRRHQQSLLNVQQTIARGQAGTDINAIPVSAIDHIEVLRDGAAAQYGSDAIAGVINIILKDGYEGEVLFQAGQTYEGDGGNGTISINKGFKVGEKGVINVTGEYRDRNETNRAGADSLRVSPPRVVQRIGDPDAKDGLIWANVAIPAGDGNFYAFGGWSQRQGNSSGFFRSAGDGRTIPAIYPNGFLPTIITEPTDTSIVAGYRHALSTSWNYDVSFNFGQSEFQFREENTANVSWFFEPLDRNNPTGPRFEDTPTEADTGNLRSRMTSLTFDVTGTYDWGVGSSPLFIAVGAEWRRDGYKITAGDLASFSYGRTNDRTIEIFDQTGAIAQPGAQGFPGWSPTEEVDDSRSNTAIYVDTEAQFTEKFLMGAAARFEHYSDFGNTVTGKLSARYEFVPEFSLRGTVSNGFRAPGIQQALYSQRSTNLNAAGVLTDTLTAKQDSAVTRQFGIPALKEETSTNLSIGIIAKQHGNFRVTVDYFYIDIDDRIIFSSNIQPEDPAACGTPAGCPIRNILDPLAVGQILFFTNAIDTTTKGVDIVAIYDIHFANKSMLSLEGAFNFNKTEVTNRRSSSAILPVPVLFDQAQITLIEEGQPRQHHTLSGTYYRGPWTGNVRFNYFGEVAGEGFTPGFKQVWSGKWLTDAFVSYSMKNGVTVAFGGTNIFDVYPDEWDPDRAFPFPQLGFVYGWETLPFGINGASYYVRASYQF, from the coding sequence ATGTTAAGAATAAAAGGTTCTAACGGCGGAACCAGTTTCATATGGATGTTCTGCATGATTTTTTTTGCAGCAGCGATTCTGTGTCTGCCCCTCAGTTTTGCAGCGGCACAGAGTGGCGATACACAATCCGGTGAAACTGAGCAGGAAGAAGAACAGGCAGAAGGTCAGGAAGAAGCACAGGAAGAGGCTGAAGAAGAGGAAGAAGAAGCGATCGGATTAACAGAGGAACAGGAAATCACGGTTACTGGAACGCGCGTGCAAGGACGCACGGTCACGGACACGCCGGCCCCTGTGGATTTCATCAATAACGAAATGCTGAAGAGCACTGGCGCAACAGAAACGGGGAAGATTCTTCAGATGCTTGCTCCATCCTTTAACTTTTCAACCACGTACATCAGTGACGGCACGGATATCATTCGCCCGGCAACTTTACGTTCGCTCGGAGCGGATCAAGTCCTGGTGTTGGTCAACGGAAAACGTCGTCACCAGCAATCTCTTTTGAACGTCCAGCAAACCATAGCAAGAGGTCAAGCTGGAACCGACATCAATGCGATTCCCGTGTCAGCGATCGACCACATTGAAGTGCTTCGGGATGGGGCTGCAGCGCAATACGGTTCGGATGCGATCGCTGGTGTAATCAACATCATCCTGAAAGATGGTTACGAAGGAGAAGTGCTTTTTCAGGCGGGCCAAACTTATGAAGGGGATGGCGGAAACGGAACCATCAGTATTAACAAAGGATTTAAGGTCGGCGAAAAAGGTGTGATCAACGTAACCGGAGAATATCGTGATCGCAACGAAACGAATCGCGCCGGCGCGGATTCTCTCCGCGTTAGTCCTCCGCGCGTAGTGCAACGCATCGGTGATCCGGACGCCAAAGATGGATTGATATGGGCAAATGTAGCGATTCCGGCCGGCGATGGAAACTTTTATGCATTCGGTGGTTGGTCCCAGCGACAGGGCAATTCATCGGGATTCTTCCGAAGCGCCGGTGATGGCCGCACAATCCCGGCTATTTATCCGAATGGATTTCTGCCCACGATTATCACTGAACCGACAGACACCTCCATAGTTGCCGGCTACAGACATGCTTTGAGTACATCGTGGAACTACGATGTCAGCTTCAACTTCGGTCAAAGCGAATTCCAGTTCCGCGAAGAGAACACAGCAAATGTCAGCTGGTTCTTCGAACCGCTGGATCGTAACAATCCAACAGGTCCACGCTTCGAAGATACACCCACGGAGGCGGATACTGGAAATCTCCGGTCGCGAATGACGAGTCTCACTTTCGATGTGACCGGAACCTACGACTGGGGAGTTGGATCGAGCCCACTCTTTATCGCTGTGGGAGCTGAGTGGAGGCGCGATGGCTACAAAATCACTGCGGGCGACCTGGCTTCGTTTTCCTACGGACGCACAAATGATCGCACTATTGAGATTTTCGATCAAACTGGCGCCATCGCGCAGCCGGGTGCGCAAGGATTTCCAGGATGGTCACCAACTGAAGAAGTAGATGATAGCCGGAGTAATACTGCGATTTATGTGGACACGGAAGCACAATTTACTGAAAAATTTCTTATGGGAGCTGCAGCGCGTTTCGAACACTACTCCGATTTCGGCAACACCGTAACCGGCAAACTTTCAGCCCGTTATGAATTCGTTCCGGAATTCTCATTGCGCGGAACAGTTTCCAACGGCTTCCGCGCTCCCGGAATCCAGCAAGCTCTTTACAGCCAGCGTTCCACAAACCTGAATGCTGCAGGTGTATTGACTGATACCCTTACGGCAAAGCAGGACAGCGCCGTTACACGCCAGTTTGGGATTCCTGCGCTAAAAGAGGAAACGTCCACGAATCTGTCAATCGGCATCATTGCAAAGCAGCACGGAAATTTCAGAGTCACGGTAGACTATTTCTACATCGACATCGATGACAGGATCATTTTTTCGAGCAACATTCAACCAGAAGATCCGGCCGCCTGTGGAACACCTGCCGGATGCCCGATTCGGAACATCCTGGATCCGCTAGCAGTAGGGCAGATCCTCTTCTTTACAAATGCAATTGACACAACGACCAAGGGGGTGGATATCGTGGCGATCTACGATATTCATTTCGCAAACAAATCGATGCTGTCCCTGGAAGGAGCTTTCAACTTCAACAAAACTGAAGTAACGAACCGACGTTCTTCTTCCGCAATTCTTCCAGTACCAGTGCTTTTCGATCAAGCACAAATCACGCTGATCGAAGAAGGGCAACCACGTCAACACCATACTCTGTCGGGAACGTATTATCGCGGTCCCTGGACCGGAAATGTACGCTTCAACTATTTTGGTGAAGTTGCAGGGGAAGGATTTACGCCCGGCTTTAAACAGGTCTGGAGCGGCAAGTGGCTGACCGATGCGTTTGTCAGTTACTCAATGAAGAATGGCGTCACTGTCGCATTTGGAGGAACCAACATCTTCGATGTGTATCCAGATGAATGGGATCCAGACAGAGCATTCCCCTTCCCGCAACTGGGATTCGTCTACGGTTGGGAAACCCTTCCGTTCGGAATCAATGGCGCATCCTATTACGTGCGCGCCAGCTATCAGTTTTAA
- a CDS encoding ABC transporter ATP-binding protein, whose protein sequence is MIEAIQLTKFYDNTPALTDVSFQVEKGEILGFLGPNGAGKTTTMRILTGFIPPTSGTAKVAGFDVLSQSMEVRKRIGYMPENPPLYNEMTVTSFLKFLARLKRVPKAKEKQRIDSVVQKCSLESVTGRLIGHLSRGFRQRVGLAQALIQDPEVLILDEPTIGLDPSQIIEIRQLIRGLAGEHTVILSSHILPEVEQTCGKVVIINKGKIIAVDTPEKLSVSLRGANVYHLIVRKPSEELKSKITSIAGVNNVREESNGTYVIEGEKEKDIREEVAELVVNEKAGLLEFKSIAFTLEDVFVQLTTAEQVPATQPVS, encoded by the coding sequence ATGATCGAAGCGATTCAACTAACGAAGTTTTACGACAACACACCTGCATTGACGGATGTCAGTTTTCAGGTGGAGAAAGGTGAAATCCTGGGGTTTCTTGGACCGAACGGCGCCGGCAAGACAACCACGATGCGAATCTTGACCGGCTTCATTCCGCCAACATCAGGAACAGCCAAAGTCGCCGGTTTTGACGTCCTTTCGCAATCGATGGAAGTCAGAAAAAGGATCGGTTACATGCCGGAGAATCCACCTTTATATAATGAAATGACCGTAACCTCTTTTCTCAAATTCCTCGCCAGATTGAAACGGGTGCCAAAAGCTAAAGAGAAACAACGAATCGATTCGGTGGTTCAAAAGTGCAGTCTGGAATCGGTGACCGGACGGTTGATTGGTCACCTATCGCGTGGTTTCAGACAGCGAGTGGGATTGGCGCAGGCGCTCATTCAGGATCCCGAAGTGCTGATTCTGGATGAACCGACGATTGGTCTGGATCCTTCTCAAATCATTGAGATTCGTCAATTGATTCGCGGTCTGGCCGGTGAACATACCGTGATTCTCAGCAGTCACATTCTGCCGGAAGTTGAACAAACTTGCGGGAAAGTCGTCATCATCAACAAAGGCAAAATCATCGCGGTGGACACACCGGAAAAATTGTCGGTCTCTTTGAGAGGCGCAAACGTTTACCATTTGATTGTTCGAAAGCCTTCGGAAGAGCTGAAAAGCAAAATCACTTCGATCGCCGGCGTAAACAATGTACGGGAAGAATCGAATGGTACTTATGTCATAGAAGGTGAGAAAGAGAAGGATATCCGCGAAGAGGTTGCGGAGCTTGTAGTAAACGAGAAGGCCGGTTTACTAGAATTCAAATCGATAGCGTTTACGCTTGAAGATGTATTTGTCCAATTAACCACTGCAGAACAAGTGCCTGCAACCCAACCGGTCTCATAG
- a CDS encoding DUF4340 domain-containing protein, with amino-acid sequence MSYKTTIIIAVLLLLLGGYAYWFEYKGGQKKEEQKEKEKTLFEVKKEDVTQIQIEGIEPKPVILAPSGKDAWTLAQPLQARADQGTVDRIIAAFEKLKYKEIIEEQPKDLSSYELDKPKMTIKLNLKGNVQRAVSIGAKNPIDNVYYIKVNNDPRVYLAEGTVGDLSSTTLLDLRDKKLTDFLPEKVESVSTKTEQQDLQFKKENGVWKIVKPVQSPASDSEVTSLLSSLESLRATRFVDEPSSNLAEYGLDKPFASVELALEKGLRQKLDFGKAAEETYCRIEGNTSIAAVGDTLNATFDKKLEDWREKKVLAFNRFDVEEFRVKTGGKEYSFKKGESDKWNQLNPTKQEVAYDQIQGVLEKIESAEISKYGDQTGLTAAPSAEIFLTMKDWQEKMTKKHLSFGLVEQNLQQIKNDDYGTVVYAPDSFLKDLEKALKELKPQPPAPVEKKK; translated from the coding sequence ATGAGTTATAAAACAACAATCATCATCGCGGTCCTGCTCCTGCTGCTGGGGGGTTATGCCTACTGGTTTGAATACAAAGGCGGCCAGAAAAAGGAAGAGCAAAAAGAAAAAGAGAAAACTCTTTTTGAAGTAAAGAAGGAAGACGTCACTCAAATCCAAATAGAAGGAATCGAACCAAAACCGGTGATCCTGGCTCCTTCCGGGAAAGATGCGTGGACGCTGGCCCAACCGCTTCAAGCCAGAGCAGACCAGGGTACGGTCGATCGTATAATAGCCGCCTTCGAAAAACTCAAGTACAAGGAAATCATCGAAGAACAGCCCAAAGATCTCAGCTCTTACGAATTGGACAAGCCAAAGATGACGATAAAGTTGAATCTGAAAGGCAACGTTCAGAGAGCGGTTTCGATTGGAGCGAAAAATCCGATCGACAACGTTTACTACATAAAGGTTAACAACGATCCGCGTGTGTACCTTGCCGAAGGAACGGTGGGAGACCTCTCCAGCACGACCTTGCTTGATCTCCGGGACAAAAAACTTACCGATTTTTTGCCGGAAAAAGTCGAATCTGTTTCAACGAAAACGGAGCAACAGGATCTGCAGTTCAAGAAAGAGAACGGTGTATGGAAAATAGTGAAGCCGGTTCAATCTCCAGCTTCCGATTCTGAAGTCACTTCCTTGCTCTCCTCCCTGGAAAGCTTGCGCGCAACGCGTTTTGTGGATGAACCGTCCAGCAACCTTGCCGAATACGGTCTCGATAAACCGTTTGCATCGGTAGAACTGGCTCTGGAAAAAGGATTGCGACAAAAATTGGATTTCGGAAAAGCCGCAGAAGAGACGTATTGCCGGATTGAAGGAAACACCAGTATCGCTGCCGTAGGAGACACGTTGAATGCCACGTTTGATAAGAAATTGGAAGATTGGAGAGAAAAGAAAGTTCTAGCCTTCAATCGATTCGATGTCGAAGAGTTTCGCGTCAAAACCGGAGGAAAAGAATACTCCTTTAAGAAGGGGGAAAGCGACAAATGGAATCAGCTGAACCCTACTAAACAAGAAGTCGCATACGATCAAATTCAGGGCGTGCTGGAAAAGATTGAATCGGCCGAGATCTCGAAATACGGAGATCAAACCGGACTCACCGCCGCTCCTTCAGCAGAGATCTTTCTCACGATGAAAGACTGGCAGGAAAAAATGACCAAAAAGCATCTGTCTTTTGGGCTGGTTGAACAGAATCTTCAACAAATCAAAAACGATGATTATGGCACAGTCGTTTATGCGCCCGACTCCTTCCTGAAAGACCTCGAAAAAGCGCTCAAGGAACTGAAGCCACAACCGCCCGCCCCCGTCGAAAAGAAGAAGTAA
- a CDS encoding GldG family protein, which translates to MEKLKKISFLLASIFILGALATKMAKPEWQLYSNIATGIGVFFFLLSLYNERASLKNFFSARSTKYGFNSVVMVILTLALVGLANWVVSRHSWKYDATKNKSFSLSSLTVNAVKNLKQPVKITAFYTYGDDDAGRNKMKTLFEDYKKHSGKLDAKIVDPMRNLPMVRQYGVERNGTTIVESGGQKVTVTTTNEEDITNAILKVSSAKQVTIYFLQGHKEPSISDMEGGGFSAVVEQLKKSNYEVKELGDLAAKNKIPDDCGVLIIGGPSVALLDHEITAILNYLAAGGRALILDDPRTDASLSKVLGAYHVQTGNDIIVDNDCNFPLAGPVVPCVVPKQGTAVAREFDNRAVLFFPEVKSLTYSSDKDAKATYTVVAESSGNSWGETDKERAAFDEGKDKKGPLTVGLLITKPVEGTNQKDNETRVAIFSDLSFSQNQFVNWSPWNYRLFSNSIAWLTEQENLIHLPPKSTQSDVMMLSSTQMNYILLLIVIGLPLAVLASGIFVWARRKKL; encoded by the coding sequence ATGGAAAAATTGAAAAAAATAAGCTTTTTGCTAGCGAGCATTTTCATTCTGGGAGCGCTTGCCACAAAAATGGCAAAACCGGAATGGCAGCTGTATTCCAACATTGCGACCGGAATCGGCGTTTTTTTCTTCCTGCTATCCCTTTACAATGAACGCGCTTCACTGAAGAATTTCTTCTCTGCCCGCTCAACGAAATATGGATTCAATTCCGTGGTCATGGTGATTCTCACACTGGCCCTTGTCGGCCTGGCCAACTGGGTCGTCTCAAGACATTCGTGGAAATACGATGCAACGAAGAATAAATCGTTCAGTCTTTCCTCGTTAACGGTCAACGCGGTCAAGAATTTGAAGCAGCCGGTAAAGATTACCGCGTTTTATACGTATGGTGACGATGATGCCGGGCGCAACAAAATGAAGACGTTGTTCGAAGATTACAAAAAGCATTCGGGCAAGCTGGATGCAAAGATAGTCGATCCCATGCGGAATCTGCCCATGGTCCGCCAGTACGGCGTGGAAAGAAATGGAACAACAATCGTTGAATCGGGCGGTCAAAAAGTTACCGTAACCACAACCAACGAAGAAGACATCACCAACGCAATTTTAAAGGTCAGCAGCGCAAAACAGGTTACGATCTATTTTCTTCAGGGACACAAAGAGCCTTCCATCAGCGATATGGAGGGTGGTGGATTCTCAGCGGTCGTCGAACAGTTGAAAAAAAGCAATTATGAGGTAAAGGAGCTCGGAGATCTGGCGGCGAAAAACAAAATTCCCGACGATTGCGGGGTTCTGATCATCGGCGGCCCTTCGGTAGCTCTTCTCGATCATGAAATAACAGCGATTCTGAATTACCTGGCCGCCGGCGGGCGGGCTTTGATTCTGGATGATCCCAGAACGGATGCTTCGCTTTCCAAAGTCCTGGGCGCTTATCACGTGCAAACCGGCAACGACATCATCGTGGATAACGATTGCAATTTCCCGCTGGCCGGGCCTGTTGTGCCCTGCGTTGTGCCGAAACAGGGAACTGCTGTAGCGCGCGAATTTGACAACCGCGCAGTCTTATTCTTTCCGGAAGTAAAGAGCCTGACCTACTCCAGTGATAAGGATGCGAAAGCTACGTATACTGTAGTAGCAGAGAGTTCCGGGAATAGCTGGGGTGAAACGGACAAAGAACGGGCGGCTTTCGATGAAGGCAAAGACAAAAAGGGTCCGCTCACTGTCGGTTTGCTGATCACGAAGCCGGTCGAAGGAACTAATCAAAAGGATAACGAGACCCGCGTTGCAATCTTCAGCGATCTGAGTTTTTCACAAAATCAGTTTGTTAACTGGTCTCCCTGGAACTACCGGTTATTTTCAAATTCCATCGCCTGGCTTACAGAACAGGAAAATTTGATTCATCTTCCACCCAAAAGCACACAAAGTGACGTGATGATGCTCAGCAGTACTCAGATGAACTACATTCTGCTTCTCATCGTCATCGGCTTGCCGCTGGCCGTGCTCGCCTCCGGGATCTTCGTGTGGGCTCGACGCAAAAAACTATGA